Proteins from one Nymphalis io chromosome 23, ilAglIoxx1.1, whole genome shotgun sequence genomic window:
- the LOC126777595 gene encoding gloverin-like, whose protein sequence is MQSLYTLSAVFLVAAVSAQDYQLDTDEIVIPYPEWYVSNAEPRHRRDVTYDKNMGDGRVFGTLGQNDNGLFGKGGYEHQIFNDNRGKLDGQVYGSRVLGPDRGSSHFGGGLNWKNPNAAASLDISRQIHGGTSYQAAAGGRWPVGKNGDFSLQGTYGRAAGMPRQHGGLANFNYRW, encoded by the exons ATGCAGTCCCTTTATACACTCTCTGCGGTTTTCCTCGTAGCTGCGGTTTCAGCACAAGACTATCAACTGGACACCGACGAGATAGTTATCCC CTACCCCGAATGGTACGTGAGCAACGCGGAGCCTAGACATCGCCGTGACGTCACTTACGACAAGAATATGGGGGACGGCCGCGTCTTCGGAACACTTGGACAGAACGACAACGGATTATTT GGTAAAGGTGGTTATGAGCACCAGATCTTCAACGACAATCGCGGCAAACTAGACGGCCAGGTGTACGGGTCTCGTGTGTTGGGGCCCGATCGTGGGTCGTCTCACTTTGGCGGAGGACTTAACTGGAAAAACCCCAACGCAGCTGCTTCCCTTGACATCAGTCGGCAGATTCACGGAGGAACTTCT TACCAAGCTGCAGCTGGTGGCAGGTGGCCGGTGGGTAAGAACGGTGACTTCTCACTACAAGGGACATACGGCCGCGCGGCGGGCATGCCACGCCAGCACGGCGGACTCGCTAACTTTAACTACCGCTGGTGA
- the LOC126777593 gene encoding gloverin-like: protein MQSLYTLSAVFLVAAVSAQDYQLDPDEIVIPYPEWYVSNAEPRHRRDVTYDKKMGDGRVFGTLGQNDNGLFGKGGYEHQIFNDNRGKLDGQVYGSRVLGPDGGSSHFGGGLNWKNPNAAASLDISRQIHGGTSYQAAAGGRWPVGKNGDFSLQGTYGRAAGMPRQYGGLANFNYRW, encoded by the exons ATGCAGTCCCTTTATACACTCTCTGCGGTTTTCCTCGTGGCTGCGGTTTCAGCACAAGACTATCAACTGGACCCCGACGAGATAGTTATCCC CTACCCCGAATGGTACGTGAGCAACGCGGAGCCTAGACATCGCCGTGACGTCACTTACGACAAGAAGATGGGGGACGGCCGCGTCTTCGGAACACTTGGACAGAACGACAACGGATTATTT GGTAAAGGTGGTTATGAGCACCAGATCTTCAACGACAACCGCGGCAAACTAGACGGCCAGGTGTACGGGTCTCGTGTGTTGGGGCCCGATGGTGGGTCGTCCCACTTCGGCGGAGGACTTAACTGGAAAAACCCCAACGCTGCTGCTTCCCTTGACATCAGCCGGCAGATTCACGGAGGAACTTCT TACCAAGCTGCAGCTGGTGGCAGGTGGCCGGTGGGTAAGAACGGTGACTTCTCACTACAAGGGACATACGGCCGCGCGGCGGGCATGCCACGCCAGTACGGCGGACTCGCTAACTTCAACTACCGCTGGTGA